A stretch of the Ornithorhynchus anatinus isolate Pmale09 unplaced genomic scaffold, mOrnAna1.pri.v4 scaffold_578_arrow_ctg1, whole genome shotgun sequence genome encodes the following:
- the ORNANAV1R3278 gene encoding vomeronasal 1 receptor ornAnaV1R3278, with the protein MDAMEISFGTIMLLQISTGVLVNAFLLIFYTPMVSASHRLSYSDLILAHLALANSLTLLSKGIPDTLYIWGLINFLDDLGCKTLIYLYRVSHGLSICTTCLLSIFQAVTISASTSWWTGVKAKLPKCVILSCLLSWVMNLLIKFYILKYVTGPRNSSSDQIVMNFKYCIKVSAERETKLAIAVVLPLRDLFFVGLMSTASGYMVFVLHRHHRQVRHLHGPVSSLRVMPEVQAAKRVIALVTLYVFLYGRQAVMLSVIINMKEKSPLLVRSPPTVVIFLLSCQSVPDDPQ; encoded by the coding sequence ATGGATGCTATGGAAATCTCCTTTGGAACCATAATGTTGTTACAGATCAGCACTGGAGTCTTAGTGAATGCCTTCCTCCTCATTTTTTATACCCCTATGGTCTCTGCCAGCCACAGACTTAGCTATTCCGACCTGATCCTTGCTCACCTGGCTCTGGCTAATTCCCTGACCCTTCTCAGCAAGGGAATCCCTGACACCCTATATATTTGGGGTCTGATAAATTTCTTAGATGACTTGGGGTGTAAAACCTTGATTTACCTGTATCGAGTTTCCCATGGCCTTTCCATTTGTACCACCTGTCTCTTGAGCATCTTCCAGGCTGTCACTATCAGTGCCTCCACCTCCTGGTGGACTGGAGTTAAAGCCAAGTTACCCAAATGTGTCatcctctcctgtctcctctcctggGTCATGAATCTACTGATCAAATTTTATATACTGAAGTATGTAACAGGCCCGCGGAACAGCAGTAGTGATCAAATAGTTATGAATTTCAAGTATTGCATCAAAGTCAGTGCCGAACGGGAAACCAAACTGGCCATTGCTGTGGTACTTCCACTCCGGGAtctgttcttcgtggggctcatgagcacggccagtggctacatggtattTGTCCTTCACAGACACCACCGTCAGGTCCGGCACCTCCACGGGCCCGTCTCCTCCTTGAGGGTGATGCCTGAGGTCCAAGCGGCCAAAAGAGTCATTGCTCTGGTCACCCTCTATGTCTTCCTATATGGGCGGCAAGCTGTCATGCTGAGCGTTATTATCAACATGAAAGAGAAGTCTCCTCTGCTGGTGAGAAGTCCACCTACTgttgtcattttccttctcagttGTCAGTCCGTTCCTGATGATCCACAATGA
- the ORNANAV1R3034 gene encoding vomeronasal 1 receptor ornAnaV1R3034 isoform X1 gives MNVTENVSEIFILLQLSTGISGNVFLLLLTIHTVSTSHWSNSSDLIYAQLFLTNNLILLTGNIPGIVFILGLWNFLDGAGCKLLIYVHRVAWSLAICTICLLSVFQAITISPSTSQWAGIKVKLPKCIIPCFLSFWVLSLLIDVSAPIYIICPQNSTRDQYTFILKHCSLVNSAETLLINTCVISFRDLIFMGLMGTASGYLVFVLCRHHWRVRHFHGSGCSPRAIPEMQVAKYVIVLMALYLLLYGLETFMLTAFLNMRNKSLRVTTNIDLSIPFSVISLFLVIHSNRRMRTCGKRKSHS, from the coding sequence ATGAATGTCACCGAGAATGTCTCTGAGATCTTTATTCTGCTACAGCTCAGCACCGGCATCTCAGGGAATGTATTCCTCCTGCTGCTTACTATCCACACAGTCTCCACCAGCCACTGGTCCAACTCCTCTGATCTAATCTATGCACAACTGTTTTTGACAAACAATCTCATTCTTCTCACAGGGAATATCCCAGGCATTGTGTTTATCTTGGGGCTGTGGAATTTCTTGGATGGTGCTGGGTGTAAACTCCTTATTTATGTTCATCGAGTGGCTTGGAGTCTTGCCATCTGCACCATCTGCCTCCTGAGTGTCTTCCAGGCCATTACCATCAGCCCTAGCACctcccagtgggcaggaattAAAGTCAAATTGCCCAAGTGCATCATcccctgtttcctctccttctgGGTTCTCAGTCTCCTGATAGATGTTTCTGCACCAATATATATTATATGCCCCCAGAATAGCACCAGGGATCAATATACATTTATATTGAAGCACTGTTCCTTAGTCAATAGTGCAGAAACtttattaataaatacttgtGTGATTTCTTTCAGGGACCTTatcttcatggggctcatgggcACGGCTAGTGGCTATTTGGTATTTGTCCTGTGCAGACACCACTGGCGGGTCCGACACTTCCATGGGTCTGGCTGCTCCCCTAGGGCGATACCTGAGATGCAGGTGGCCAAATATGTAATCGTCCTGATGGCCCTGTACCTTCTTCTTTATGGTCTGGAGACATTCATGTTGACTGCTTTCTTGAACATGAGAAACAAATCTCTGCGGGTGACAACCAACATAGATCTGTCAATCCCCTTCTCTGTAATCAGTCTATTCCTGGTGATTCACAGCAACCGGAGGATGAGAACCTGTGGGAAAAGGAAATCCCACTCCTAA